From a single Brassica napus cultivar Da-Ae chromosome C9, Da-Ae, whole genome shotgun sequence genomic region:
- the LOC106369939 gene encoding uncharacterized protein LOC106369939 — MVVAKIEAIDLDKPWYYTACNSCKRKMARQGDGFEGNVQHLQHNPIYNCKTCNKDFEHAIHCYYLVVRISDDSKGEAKFLLFNNIPERLIRRPVFELVQEAAQENPHFLHQSLTDLIVRKLLFKITIGTYGQQEQNSAYVVDLVIDDPDIIQHFDPHPHFVIFNDYESEED, encoded by the exons ATGGTTGTTGCTAAAATTGAGGCCATTGATTTGGACAAACCATGGTACTACACTGCCTGCAATTCTTGCAAAAGAAAAATGGCCAGACAAGGAGATGGTTTTGAGGGAAACGTGCAACATCTTCAACATAACCCTATATACAACTGCAAAACATGCAACAAGGATTTTGAACATGCTATTCACTG TTACTATTTGGTTGTACGTATCTCTGATGACTCAAAGGGAGAAGCCAAGTTTTTGCTTTTCAACAATATTCCGGAGAGGCTCATTAGGAGACCTGTGTTTGAGTTAGTCCAAGAGGCTGCTCAG GAAAATCCACATTTTCTACATCAATCTCTAACTGATTTGATTGTGAGAAAACTTCTATTTAAGATCACTATCGGAACTTATGGTCAACAAGAACAGAATTCAGCATATGTTGTTGATTTAGTGATTGATGATCCAGACATAATTCAACACTTTGATCCacat ccgcattttgtgatttttaatgATTATGAGTCGGAAGAGGACTGA